In the genome of Acidobacteriota bacterium, the window ATGACCATGTCGGAGACGATGATCGACGGCCGGAAGTCGGTGACCCGCTCGAGGGCCTCGGCGCCGTCGCCCGCCGATTCCGCGGTGAAGCCCCACGCGCGCACCAGCTCGGTCAGTCCCGTCCGCGTCGCGGGATCATCGTCCACGATCAGGACGCGTTCGGCAGCATGGGAGGTCGGCTCGGCCACTGGTTCGAGTGTACCATCGGCTAGAGCGAGAGTGACGCGTGCTGCCAGACACCCCGATCGATCCTGAACCGGCCGCGGTCGAGGCAGCGCCCGCGCGCCGACGGTGGCGGGCGTGGGCCGAGATCCTCCTGTGCTCCGGATATCCGACGCAGTTGCTGCTCGGGGCGGGCCTGCAAGCCGCGGGCATTGCGCCCCTCACGGTCGATGGCACGCTGTCGGCGACGTTCGTCTTCGCGTTGGCGCTCGGCGATACGGTGGTGCTGCTGTCGCTGATCTGGTGGTTGCTGATTCAGGGCGGCGAGCGGCCGCGCGACGTCTTCCTCGGCCGGTGTCCCGTGGGCGGCGAAGCCGTCGTGGGGGTGCTGTCAGTGCCGTTCGTGGTGGCGCTGATCGTGGTGCTGTCGCTCGCGATCCGGGCGTTCGTGCCGTTTCTTCGCAACGTCCCGGTCAACCCATTGGAGGGACTGCTCGGGACTCAGACCGGCCTGCTGGCGTTCCTGTTTGTCGTGATCGTCGCCGGGGGACTGCGCGAGGAGTTGCAGCGGGCGTTCCTGCTGCATCGGTTCCGGCACAACCTGGGCAGCGCCGGACTCGGACTGGTCGTCACGAGCCTGGCGTTCGGCCTGGGGCACACCCTACAAGGCTGGGACGCCGCGATCCTGACCGGCGCATTGGGCGCGACGTGGGGCGCGATCTACCTGACCCGTGGCAGTGCGATCGCCTCGATCGTCAGTCACAGCCTGTTCAATTGCGGCGAGCTGCTGCGCGCGTTCCTGCGCTGAGTGCTCGTGGGGCTCGGCGCTTCGCGCCATTGTCGGGCTCGGCGCTTCGCGCCGTCGTGCGGCGCCTCGCTCCGC includes:
- a CDS encoding CPBP family intramembrane metalloprotease, whose product is MLPDTPIDPEPAAVEAAPARRRWRAWAEILLCSGYPTQLLLGAGLQAAGIAPLTVDGTLSATFVFALALGDTVVLLSLIWWLLIQGGERPRDVFLGRCPVGGEAVVGVLSVPFVVALIVVLSLAIRAFVPFLRNVPVNPLEGLLGTQTGLLAFLFVVIVAGGLREELQRAFLLHRFRHNLGSAGLGLVVTSLAFGLGHTLQGWDAAILTGALGATWGAIYLTRGSAIASIVSHSLFNCGELLRAFLR